One genomic segment of Natrinema sp. HArc-T2 includes these proteins:
- a CDS encoding PadR family transcriptional regulator: MYDLTKFQRDLLYVISGQDELHGLAIQDELEEYYENEVHHGRLYPNLDEVVDKGLVEKGQVDRRTNSYTITARGQRELEARREWENQYIGKLLSDSE; the protein is encoded by the coding sequence ATGTACGATCTCACCAAATTCCAGCGTGACCTCCTGTACGTGATCTCCGGTCAGGACGAGTTGCATGGCCTCGCGATCCAAGACGAACTCGAGGAATACTATGAGAATGAGGTCCATCACGGGCGACTGTATCCGAATCTCGACGAGGTCGTCGACAAAGGGCTTGTCGAGAAAGGCCAAGTTGATCGTCGGACGAACTCCTACACGATCACTGCCCGTGGTCAACGCGAACTCGAGGCCCGCCGGGAGTGGGAAAATCAGTACATCGGTAAGCTACTGTCTGACTCAGAGTGA
- a CDS encoding PadR family transcriptional regulator produces the protein MDDLTGFQRDLLYVIAGADQPSGQDVKDEIEQYYSSEINHGRLYPNLDTVVNKDLVEKGQLDRRTNYYAITADGEQAIEARREWESQYID, from the coding sequence ATGGACGACCTTACAGGATTCCAACGAGACCTGCTGTACGTGATCGCGGGCGCTGACCAGCCATCTGGACAGGACGTCAAAGACGAGATCGAGCAGTACTACAGTTCAGAGATCAATCACGGGCGACTATATCCCAATCTCGATACGGTTGTGAATAAGGACCTTGTCGAGAAAGGACAACTCGACAGGCGCACAAACTACTATGCGATAACAGCAGACGGCGAGCAAGCAATCGAGGCTCGTCGTGAGTGGGAATCCCAGTACATCGACTAA